The sequence below is a genomic window from Deinococcus terrestris.
GGAAACCGTACTGGTCAGCAGGTAGACCGCGAAGGGCAGCGCATAGAGCCGCTGTCCCCCCAGGTCCGCGATCACGCTGGGCATGGCGGTCGCCACCACGCTGGATTCCAGCGCCGCCAGAAAGACCCCCAGGATCAGCCCGGAGGTCGCCAGTTGCCGCGCCCGCTGCGCCTGCGGGGAAAGGGGGGCCGAATCGGTCATCGGCAGCAGGCTACTCTCCCTGAAGCGCGGGCGAGGGGAGATGAACGCAGGGCCAACAACAACCGCCCTCCGATTCGGGAGGGCGGCTGGCCGGGGGAAAGCGGAGCTTAGCGGCGACCGGGGCCAGGCAGCGTGCTGATCGCGGGGTGCGTGGCGGCGCCTCGCGCACCCAGCCACGAGAGCAGCAGGGTCAGGCCAGCGGTCAGCAGCCAGCCCAGGCCGGTGTTGCGGGCAGCGGTGCGGGCAGTCTGCTCAACGGTGTTGGCGAGGTCCGTGGCCTGCTGCTGCAACTCGTTGACGTTGTTGGAAATCGCGGTACGGACTTCCCCTGCCTGCGCGGGGGTCAGGCCCTGGCGCTCCAGACGGGCCTGGAAATCCTGGCCGGTCAGGGCGTTCTGAATCGCCTGAATGCGGGCCGGGATGGCGCTGCCGAGGTCGGCCAGGTCCACGTTGCCCAGGCCGTAGGTGGCGCGGCGGAAGGTGTTGGTGACCACGTTGGCGGCGGCGTCGACCTGCTCCGTGTTCAGCGTGGGGCTGCTCTCCGCAATCAGGTCCACCACCTGTTCACGGTCGACACCGCTGAGGAAGTTGTTGATGGCTCCCTGAACGGTACCGTTCTGCGCTGCGTTGCCCGCCACGTTGGCGACGCCTCCGGCCACATTGCCCAGGATGTTGGTGGCCGCGCCAACCAGGCTGGCCGCCGCCGTGTAGGCGAGCCAGGTCGTCAGCAGCACCAGCAACCCGCCGGTGATCAGACCGGTCAGCGAGGCGTCTTCGGGGGTCATCGCAGCGATGCCGTCGTCGTTGCGGGTGGCGGGGGCACTGGCCCGCACGGCCGTGCGTCCAGCAGCCCAGGCGCCGACCAAAGCGGCGATGGCCGCCCAGATGATCGCCTGGATGCCGGTTCCCGTCAGGGTGACGCCGGTCAGGGCCGTGATGACGACGCCCAGGGCCAGGATCGTCAGCGTGGTCACCAGGCCCAGCACCAGGCCAGCGAGAACCCCGCGCCAGCTCAGGCGGCGGGACAGCGAATCGGTGTTCAGGGTCATAGAACCTCCTGTGTGCAGGCCGGAGAAGAGAAGTGTCCGCGCACAGACGCCCCAGCCCGCATTGCTCCTACCCTAAGCGCCCGCCTCTGCCCGGTGCGCTCCCGCTCGCTTAATGTCTCCCTCACACCAAATAGGCCCATACCTGAAGCCCATGGCGGCTCCACTGCGGCCCAAAGGCACTTGAGCCGCCCTTCACGCGCCCCGGCCCCCCGGCGGCGGGCGCGTTACTTTGCGGGCATGACGCAGCAGACAGGACCAGGAGAAGGCAAGAGCGCTTTCGTAACCGGGGCCAGCAAGGGCATCGGGCTGGAGGTGGCGCGGGCGCTCGCGGGAGCCGGGTACGCGGTCACGATCACCAGCCGCAAGCAGGACGAAATCGAGGCGGCGGCCCGTGAGATTGGCGGGCAGACGCGGGGCGTGGTGTGCGACGTGCGCGACCCGCAGGCCCTTCAGCAGGCCGTGGACGCCCACGTGGGGGCCTTTGGCGGCCTCGACGTGCTGTTCGTGAACGCGGGCCTGGGGCACTTCGCCAACGTGGAGGACCTGACTCTTGAGCAGTGGCAGGAGGTCATCGACACCAACCTCAGCGGCGCGTTTTACACCGTCAAGGCCGGAATTCCCGCCCTCAAGCGCCGGGGCGGGTACATCTTCACGCTGTCCAGCCTGGCAGGGAAAAATCCCTTCGCAGGCGGCGGGGCCTATAACGCAAGCAAATTCGGCCTTAACGGGCTCTCGGAGGTGCTGACCCTTGACCTGCGGCAGCACGGCATCAAGGTCACCCAGATCATGCCCGGGAGCGTGGCGACCTATTTTAACGGCCATACGCCGAATGAGCAGGACGCCTGGAAGATTCAGCCGGAGGACATCGCGCAACTCACCCTCGACCTGCTGGCGATGCCGGAGCGCACGCTGCCCAGCCGCATCGAGGTGCGGCCCAGCCGCCCGCCACAGAAGTAAAGCTGCCGCTTCCCTCTCGCCCCTGGCCCCGCGCCGGGGGCTTTGCCTTTGTGCCCCGCCCCCTTTCCCGGATTTGCCCTAGAATGCCCCGCGTGTACACGAACCGCCGCGCACACCACGAGTACGAATTGCTGGAGCGCTTCGAGGCGGGCATCGCCCTGACGGGCAGCGAGGTCAAGAGCATCCGGGCGGGCGGCGTGGATTTCCGGGACGCCTTCGCCCGTCTGACAAACGGCAACATCGAGCTGGAGGGGTTGTACATTCCGACCTATACCGAGGCCACCTATAACAACCACGAGCCCCGCCGCGCCCGGCGGTTGCTGCTGCACCGCGAGGAGATCGGCAAGCTCAGGCGGGCGCTGGAGCAAAAGGGCCTGACGCTGGTGCCCACCAAGCTCTACCAGAAGGGCCGGGTCTTCAAGGTGGAGCTGGCCCTCGCCCGCGGCAAGAAGCTGCACGACAAGCGCCGCGCCGAGGCCGAAAAGACCCTGCGCCGGGAGCTGCGCGAACTGTGAGGGGGCCGCGTATCAGCCGGGCGCTGGCCCGTCCGCTGCTGCTGTCCGCCGCCCTACTCATGGCGGGGCTGGCGGGGGCGCAGATCGCCTTCTCGCGCCTGAACCTCGCCGGGCAGCAGGTTCAAAGCGTGAACCTCTACGGGGCTGAGTACGCCAGCCAGAGCGTGCTCGACCAGGTGGTGCGCATCAGCCGCGAGGGGCCGATTATCCGGGTGGAGGGCTACGGGCACGTGCTGCTGTTCCCCCTTGACGAGGACCCGCAGCGGGCCGCGACCGACTTCAACACCGTGCAGCTCGACACCACGCGGGTCAAGGCCCGCACCGCCACCCTGCTCAACGGCAACCTCTACCTGCCGCTCGACACGCTGGCGCGGGGACTGGGGGCGGAGTACCGCGCCGGGAACTTCCGGGTGGTTCCGGCCCGGCTTCAGGGCGTGAGCAGCCGGGCGGGGGCGAGCAGCGACCGCCTCGTGCTGGACCTCACCCGCGACGTGAGCTTCAGCGACGAGTTGCGTGGCACCACCGTCACCGTGACCCTGGAGGAGGTGCAGGGCGAGGCGCGGCGCTACACCACGCGCGGGGCCTTCGTGCCACGGGCGCAGGTGGCCCGCGACGGGGAGGACCTCAAGCTCAGCTTCACCCTGCCGCCCGGCAGCGGCTACCGGGTCTACCGGGTGGTGCGGCCCGGCGGGTCGCGGCTCGTCGTAGACGCGGGACCGGGCATTCCCTACACCAGCCCGGCACTGCTGGAGCGCATCTCGCGCCCCTTGATCGTGCTGGACCCCGCCCGCGTGGAGGGGCTGGGGCGTGACGTGACGCTGGACGTGGCCCGCCGCGCCGCCGAGCTGCTCAGCCAGGCGGGGTGGCAGGTGCGCCTGACCCGCGACGGCCAGAGTGCCCTGGGCCTGAACCAGAAGCTCGCGCTGGCGCGGCGCAGCGACGTGTACCTCGCGCTGGACCTCGGCCGTTTCCCCGGCACCGACCGGGGCGGCGTGACCGTGTACGAGCCGACGGGCCGGGCGACCGCGCAGATCGTGGAGGCGGTGCGCTCGGGCGGGAAGGCCCCCTACATCGACCTCGCCATCGGGGGGTCGGGGGGAACCAAGCGCCTCAGCGAGCTGCTGCGGGGCGAACTCAAGGGCGGCGGGGTGACCGCGCAGGCCGAGACGGTCAGCCGCACCCTCACGCTGGGCGAAGCGCCGCAGGCTGCGCTGCTCCTCGAACTGGGCTGGGTGGGCAACGAGGACGACCGCGCCGACCTCGCTTCGGCGGGGCACCTTCGGGCGATGTCGGTGGCGGTGGCCCGCTCGGTGGCGACCTACCTCACCGCCCGCGCTGCGAATGCCGGGCGCACGGTGTCGGCCACGCCCGCTGCTGACCCCCAGGCGAGCGCGGGACAGGGGGCGGGGCAGTGAAGCGCCTCTTTTCGCTCTTCAACGTGGTGAGCCTGGCCCTGCTGGGAGCCGCCGCCTACGCCTATACGGAAGTGCAGCGGCCCCCCGAGACGCCCGAGGCCCCCCGGCTCCAGCTTCAGGAACGGCAGTCCAAGCCCGTCAAGGTCTACTTCAGCGACGCGCAGGTCCAGACCATGAAGCCCGAGACCCGCTCCGTGCAGGTCACCCAGGACACCCCCTCGGCCACCGCGCAGGCGGCGCTGCGGGCGTGGGCGAACGGGCCCCAGACCCAGGGGTCGCTCCCGGTCGTGCCCAAGGGCAGCCCCGCGCCCAACGTGTGGCTGCGCGGCACCCACGTCTACGTAGACCTCCCGGAGAGCTACCAGCGCCTGCGCTACGGGACCAGCGGCGAGCGGATGCTGCTGTGTACGCTGACCCGCACCCTGCTGGAGGTGGGCGGGCAGGACGTGACCTTCCTGGTCGGCGGCAAGAACGTGGAGACGCTGTGGCACCTCGACCTGCGCGAGCCGTACCGCGCCCAGGACTGCACCGACCAGTGACCCGGCCCGCGTAACCCATGCTCCGCAGCATCACCCTCCACGGCTTCAAGAGCTTCGCCGACCGCACCCGGCTGGAGTTCGGCCCCGGCGTCAGCGCCGTCATCGGGCCGAACGGCAGCGGCAAGAGCAACGTCGTGGAGGCGATTCGCTGGGCCACCCACGGGGCACGCGCCCGTGAGCTGCGGGCCGGGCGCGGCACCGAGCTGATCTTCCACGGCAGCGGCGGCAAGGCTCCGCTGGGGCTGGCGGAGGTCGAACTCGAACTCCAGACGCCGGAGGGACGGGTCAACCTCGGCCGCCGGGTCTACCGCGACGGGACCGCC
It includes:
- a CDS encoding GerMN domain-containing protein, with amino-acid sequence MKRLFSLFNVVSLALLGAAAYAYTEVQRPPETPEAPRLQLQERQSKPVKVYFSDAQVQTMKPETRSVQVTQDTPSATAQAALRAWANGPQTQGSLPVVPKGSPAPNVWLRGTHVYVDLPESYQRLRYGTSGERMLLCTLTRTLLEVGGQDVTFLVGGKNVETLWHLDLREPYRAQDCTDQ
- a CDS encoding SDR family oxidoreductase; translated protein: MTQQTGPGEGKSAFVTGASKGIGLEVARALAGAGYAVTITSRKQDEIEAAAREIGGQTRGVVCDVRDPQALQQAVDAHVGAFGGLDVLFVNAGLGHFANVEDLTLEQWQEVIDTNLSGAFYTVKAGIPALKRRGGYIFTLSSLAGKNPFAGGGAYNASKFGLNGLSEVLTLDLRQHGIKVTQIMPGSVATYFNGHTPNEQDAWKIQPEDIAQLTLDLLAMPERTLPSRIEVRPSRPPQK
- a CDS encoding N-acetylmuramoyl-L-alanine amidase family protein; translation: MAGLAGAQIAFSRLNLAGQQVQSVNLYGAEYASQSVLDQVVRISREGPIIRVEGYGHVLLFPLDEDPQRAATDFNTVQLDTTRVKARTATLLNGNLYLPLDTLARGLGAEYRAGNFRVVPARLQGVSSRAGASSDRLVLDLTRDVSFSDELRGTTVTVTLEEVQGEARRYTTRGAFVPRAQVARDGEDLKLSFTLPPGSGYRVYRVVRPGGSRLVVDAGPGIPYTSPALLERISRPLIVLDPARVEGLGRDVTLDVARRAAELLSQAGWQVRLTRDGQSALGLNQKLALARRSDVYLALDLGRFPGTDRGGVTVYEPTGRATAQIVEAVRSGGKAPYIDLAIGGSGGTKRLSELLRGELKGGGVTAQAETVSRTLTLGEAPQAALLLELGWVGNEDDRADLASAGHLRAMSVAVARSVATYLTARAANAGRTVSATPAADPQASAGQGAGQ
- the smpB gene encoding SsrA-binding protein SmpB codes for the protein MPRVYTNRRAHHEYELLERFEAGIALTGSEVKSIRAGGVDFRDAFARLTNGNIELEGLYIPTYTEATYNNHEPRRARRLLLHREEIGKLRRALEQKGLTLVPTKLYQKGRVFKVELALARGKKLHDKRRAEAEKTLRRELREL